The following proteins come from a genomic window of Homalodisca vitripennis isolate AUS2020 unplaced genomic scaffold, UT_GWSS_2.1 ScUCBcl_7499;HRSCAF=15216, whole genome shotgun sequence:
- the LOC124374193 gene encoding uncharacterized protein LOC124374193 produces the protein MVPWFKNAKIGRSKLVTIIRLRLGHAQVNETLFRINCYFTEKCLKCTLNVKESLQHLIFECPTYDSFREPLIQHLKEKKVRPPFYLKELLGLNPFRSRKSPGGPQA, from the exons ATGGTCCCATGGTTTAAGAATGCTAAGATAGGAAGAAGTAAACTAGTCACAATAATTAGGCTAAGACTGGGTCATGCACAGGTAAATGAAACTTTATTCAGAATAAACTGCTACTTTACTGAAAAATGTCTCAAGTGTACATTGAATGTGAAAGAAAGTCTTCAGCACCTAATCTTTGAATGCCCAACATATGATAGCTTCAGAGAaccattaatacaacatttaaaggaaAAGAAAGTAAGGCCACCATTCTATCTCAAAGAGCTGTTG GGTCTGAATCCTTTTCGGAGTAGAAAGTCGCCTGGAGGACCTCAGGCGTGA
- the LOC124374194 gene encoding LOW QUALITY PROTEIN: deoxyhypusine hydroxylase-like (The sequence of the model RefSeq protein was modified relative to this genomic sequence to represent the inferred CDS: inserted 1 base in 1 codon), whose protein sequence is MKQLRLYIGAIGTLEDAKLKELLLKYKDDPVVEVAETCQLALQRMEWFESHPKEXSESVQLGRDPTPPSTTTDVAQLRQVLLDDNETLFNRYRAMFALRNINNEESILALCEGLNSGGSLFRHEVAFVLGQLAEPRSVPALTEALEDLSQHEMVRHECAEALGAVASEDCLGVLRKYLSDDKRVVRESCEIALDMCEYENSPEFQYADTLLKV, encoded by the exons ATGAAGCAG CTGAGGCTATATATTGGAGCGATTGGAACCCTGGAGGATGCCAAGCTAAAAGAGCTATTGCTGAAGTATAAGGATGATCCAGTGGTGGAAGTGGCAGAGACTTGTCAGCTGGCTCTGCAGAGGATGGAGTGGTTTGAGTCACACCCAAAAG AGAGTGAGTCCGTTCAACTCGGTAGAGACCCGACGCCTCCCAGCACCACGACCGACGTGGCTCAGCTCCGGCAAGTGTTACTGGACGACAACGAGACTCTGTTTAATCGGTACCGAGCGATGTTCGCACTGAGGAATATTAACAACGAGGAGAGCATCTTGGCCTTGTGTGAAG gtttaaacTCCGGAGGCAGTCTGTTCCGTCACGAGGTGGCATTCGTGCTCGGTCAGCTGGCAGAACCTAGGAGTGTTCCAGCATTGACCGAGGCTCTGGAAGACCTCAGTCAGCATGAGATGGTGAGACATGAATGTGCCGAAGCTCTGGGAGCTGTGGCCTCGGAGGACTGCCTAGGCGTGCTGCGGAAATACCTCTCAGATGACAAGCGTGTGGTGAGGGAGAGCTGTGAGATAGCACTGGATATGTGCGAGTACGAGAATAGCCCAGAGTTCCAGTATGCAGACACACTGCTGAAAGTTTAA